A single Pseudoalteromonas phenolica DNA region contains:
- the dnaQ gene encoding DNA polymerase III subunit epsilon — translation MLKRQIVLDTETTGIDPKAGHRIIEIGCVELINRRLTGNNFHVYINPQRDIEDEAIDVHGITNEFLKDKPLYHQIAKEFFEYIKGAELIIHNAPFDVGFMDNEFALLQQGYPNTHDYCEVLDTLVMARNLHPGQKNNLDALCRRYDIDNSKRTLHGALLDSEILADVYLAMTGGQVKMNLANNTESTSQTDNTSIRRLADNRPALKVVKASADEVIAHEERLKVVDKNGETLWQQN, via the coding sequence ATGTTAAAGAGACAAATAGTCCTAGATACTGAAACAACAGGTATCGATCCGAAAGCGGGTCATAGGATCATTGAAATTGGGTGTGTTGAACTCATTAATCGCCGTTTAACAGGAAATAACTTTCATGTTTATATCAATCCTCAGCGTGATATTGAAGATGAGGCAATCGATGTCCATGGTATTACTAATGAATTCTTAAAAGATAAACCGCTTTATCATCAAATAGCAAAAGAGTTCTTTGAGTATATTAAAGGGGCTGAGCTCATTATTCATAATGCGCCGTTCGATGTTGGTTTTATGGACAATGAATTTGCGCTGTTACAGCAAGGTTATCCTAACACTCATGACTATTGCGAAGTGCTTGATACGCTTGTTATGGCGAGAAATCTGCACCCAGGTCAGAAGAATAATCTAGATGCTTTATGCCGACGTTATGACATCGACAATTCAAAACGTACTCTACACGGCGCATTACTGGATTCTGAGATTTTAGCTGATGTTTATTTAGCGATGACGGGTGGCCAAGTAAAAATGAACTTGGCGAATAATACCGAGAGCACATCGCAAACGGATAATACAAGTATTCGTCGTTTAGCTGATAACCGTCCAGCACTTAAAGTTGTTAAAGCTTCTGCCGATGAAGTAATAGCGCATGAAGAAAGGTTAAAAGTCGTCGACAAAAATGGCGAGACTCTTTGGCAACAAAATTAA
- the gloB gene encoding hydroxyacylglutathione hydrolase, producing the protein MVQVDPIKAFSDNYIWALKKENKVWVVDPGQAEPVFDYLKQTDTTLAGILITHHHWDHTNGVVALLQAFDNIPVYGPENSPFEGISHKLNDNDEITVADTKFKIISTPGHTLDHICYMNDTFCFTGDTLFSAGCGRLFEGDAEMMWHSLEKFAEYSDDTLIYCTHEYTQANLKFALAVEPNNTDLLTYVGKVQKLRDDNQPSLPTHFGLERAINPFLRASEENSLIHVPKNLIQDVSENWQKFAALRAWKDEF; encoded by the coding sequence ATGGTGCAAGTTGATCCAATTAAAGCTTTTTCTGATAACTACATATGGGCGTTAAAAAAAGAAAATAAAGTCTGGGTTGTTGACCCTGGGCAAGCAGAACCTGTATTTGACTATTTAAAACAAACTGACACAACACTAGCAGGCATTTTGATAACTCATCACCACTGGGATCATACAAACGGTGTTGTGGCTTTACTTCAGGCATTCGATAACATCCCAGTTTATGGCCCTGAGAACTCCCCTTTTGAAGGTATCTCACATAAATTAAATGACAACGATGAAATAACCGTTGCCGATACAAAGTTTAAAATCATCTCAACGCCAGGGCACACCTTGGATCACATTTGCTATATGAATGATACCTTTTGCTTTACCGGTGATACCTTGTTTAGTGCTGGCTGTGGCAGATTATTTGAAGGCGATGCTGAAATGATGTGGCATTCTTTAGAAAAGTTTGCTGAATATAGCGATGACACACTTATCTACTGCACCCATGAATACACGCAAGCCAACCTTAAATTTGCTTTAGCTGTTGAACCAAACAATACAGACTTATTGACATATGTCGGAAAAGTACAAAAGCTTCGAGATGATAATCAGCCTAGTTTACCGACTCATTTTGGTCTAGAACGGGCTATTAACCCCTTTCTTAGAGCTTCTGAAGAAAATAGTCTTATACATGTACCTAAGAATTTAATTCAAGATGTAAGTGAAAACTGGCAAAAATTTGCAGCTTTGAGGGCTTGGAAAGATGAATTTTAA
- a CDS encoding class I SAM-dependent methyltransferase gives MKPALSFRSGPKPLTWSDFPHGDYIKVGLERRMKAWLPRMFGYHLLKLGSLSGQLDTSKCVIPHQVNVSPHQCKKTSVVAEIDELPFSEHSVDVCVLAHSLEYESDPHHILREAHRTLIPGGYLVISGFNPFSLCGLANLLPFSSQKLPWSGRFFTPARVKDWLDLLGFEILSDERFVYASLARGSRLSRFAPWRRFCRHYLKPMGSCYMLVARKRVAPLTPIKPKWHARPKWAPAVKNAGLRQTRDKSN, from the coding sequence ATGAAACCAGCATTAAGTTTTCGGTCTGGACCAAAACCATTAACTTGGTCTGACTTTCCACATGGCGATTATATAAAAGTCGGCTTAGAGCGAAGAATGAAAGCTTGGTTACCGAGGATGTTTGGATATCACTTACTTAAACTAGGTTCATTAAGTGGCCAACTTGATACATCAAAATGTGTGATCCCTCATCAAGTGAATGTATCTCCTCATCAATGTAAGAAAACCAGTGTGGTTGCAGAAATAGATGAACTCCCTTTTTCGGAGCACAGTGTTGATGTTTGTGTGCTGGCCCATAGTTTAGAATATGAAAGTGATCCACATCATATTCTGCGAGAAGCACATCGTACTTTAATCCCTGGTGGCTATTTGGTTATTTCAGGGTTTAATCCATTCAGCTTATGCGGATTGGCGAATTTATTGCCGTTTAGTTCTCAAAAACTGCCGTGGTCAGGGCGCTTTTTTACTCCAGCTCGGGTAAAAGATTGGTTAGATTTATTGGGGTTCGAAATACTCAGTGATGAGCGTTTTGTCTATGCTTCGTTGGCACGAGGCAGTCGATTATCACGTTTTGCACCTTGGCGGCGATTTTGTCGTCATTATTTAAAGCCGATGGGCAGCTGTTATATGCTGGTGGCGCGAAAGCGGGTCGCGCCTTTAACACCAATTAAACCTAAGTGGCATGCAAGGCCCAAATGGGCCCCAGCAGTTAAAAATGCAGGGCTGAGACAAACTCGTGACAAGTCGAATTAA
- the flgN gene encoding flagellar export chaperone FlgN — MDDQINLCHHKLENQIQHLNTLTQILDAELECLASKRGDGLKDIAREKLTLLNTIQKLDKEISGFSKEIFKTEQIEPLTSTINALLLKCQKQNDVNAQAAHQAQLAVRELKDIIIGAPTSITYGQDGGVVSANSELVKNLKA; from the coding sequence ATGGATGATCAGATAAACCTTTGTCATCATAAATTAGAAAACCAAATTCAGCATCTAAACACTTTGACCCAGATTTTAGATGCTGAGTTAGAATGTCTTGCCAGTAAAAGAGGCGATGGCTTAAAAGACATAGCTCGAGAAAAGCTGACTTTACTCAACACAATTCAAAAACTCGATAAAGAAATTTCAGGTTTTAGCAAAGAGATTTTTAAAACTGAGCAAATCGAGCCTTTAACCAGCACCATTAATGCCTTACTTTTGAAGTGTCAGAAGCAAAATGACGTGAATGCACAAGCTGCACATCAAGCTCAACTTGCAGTGCGAGAATTGAAAGACATAATCATAGGAGCTCCTACATCTATCACTTACGGTCAAGATGGTGGTGTTGTAAGCGCAAACTCTGAATTAGTTAAAAACCTTAAAGCCTAG
- the flgM gene encoding flagellar biosynthesis anti-sigma factor FlgM, with the protein MVNNVKGQSQPNSSLNNIKQQKAELQKADANQAQISAKAPQKAATDSVSLTPQAQQLKSLQEKAQQQPAFDSKKVEELKKAISEGKYQVDAEKLAKNIAAFEFDVYG; encoded by the coding sequence ATGGTTAATAATGTAAAAGGGCAATCTCAGCCCAACAGTTCGCTTAATAATATTAAGCAACAAAAAGCCGAATTACAAAAAGCGGATGCTAATCAAGCTCAGATTTCAGCTAAAGCCCCTCAAAAGGCAGCTACTGACTCTGTCAGCTTAACACCACAAGCACAGCAACTTAAAAGTTTGCAAGAAAAAGCACAACAGCAGCCTGCTTTTGACAGTAAAAAGGTTGAAGAGCTTAAAAAAGCAATCAGCGAAGGCAAATACCAAGTAGATGCTGAAAAGTTAGCTAAGAACATTGCCGCATTCGAGTTTGATGTATATGGATGA
- a CDS encoding lytic transglycosylase — MKKSASLVLTLSLLTGCQTLTNTQKDQSEIINTAANENLASPLDISEALANSISEPVEADEPVPVFDDVWERIRYQLSIPVPQNRPVVAERNYYQRHQKYLDRISKRAEPYLYFIVEEVEKRQIPIEIALLPIVESAFDPFGYSHRSASGIWQFMPQTGERFNLHQNWWYDGRRDIVQSTRAALDYLSYLHKTLEGDWLNAIAAYNSGEGRVLKAIRKNRKKHLPTDFWSLDLPRETTAYVPKLLALSDLLKRQEEFNVTWKPIINAQVVEIVDVGSQIDLALAADMANLSLTELYRLNPGFNRWATAPDGPHQLLLPSDKADAFKDKLAQTPVKDRLRWQYYTVKRGDTLSVIAKKFSTSSKTIQSLNKLDTHIIRVNQKLLVPLSEGKINSEHLPKSVRVAANKSTRAKKTHTVKSGDTLWDISREYDVTVKQLASWNKLKTNSVLKLGQKLTVYQTKAESKPIGLVSTTRTITYKVRRGDSLARIASKFNLTVKEIVEWNNLSGQKYLQPGQKLKLKVDVKRTS, encoded by the coding sequence ATGAAAAAGTCTGCAAGTTTAGTTCTAACGCTTTCGTTGTTAACGGGTTGTCAAACCCTAACTAACACACAAAAAGATCAATCTGAGATCATCAATACAGCTGCTAATGAGAACCTGGCAAGTCCTTTAGATATTAGCGAAGCACTTGCTAATTCAATCTCAGAGCCAGTAGAAGCAGACGAACCAGTTCCTGTATTCGATGATGTTTGGGAACGTATTCGTTACCAACTCTCAATTCCTGTGCCTCAAAACCGCCCTGTTGTGGCTGAGAGGAACTATTATCAACGCCATCAGAAATATTTAGACCGCATATCAAAGCGTGCAGAGCCGTATTTATACTTTATTGTTGAAGAAGTAGAAAAACGCCAAATCCCGATCGAGATAGCTTTACTTCCCATCGTTGAGAGTGCGTTCGACCCATTCGGTTACTCGCATAGAAGTGCGTCAGGTATCTGGCAGTTTATGCCCCAAACTGGAGAGCGTTTTAATTTACATCAGAATTGGTGGTATGACGGTCGCCGAGACATAGTACAGTCAACGCGTGCAGCTTTAGACTATTTGAGTTACCTGCATAAAACCTTAGAGGGTGATTGGCTGAACGCCATTGCAGCATACAACTCAGGTGAAGGGCGCGTCTTAAAAGCCATCAGAAAGAATCGTAAAAAGCATTTACCAACTGACTTTTGGTCGCTTGACTTGCCAAGAGAAACGACGGCTTACGTACCTAAGTTATTGGCGTTATCAGATTTGTTAAAACGACAAGAAGAGTTCAATGTCACTTGGAAACCAATCATTAATGCGCAAGTCGTCGAAATTGTCGATGTTGGTTCACAAATTGATTTAGCCCTAGCTGCTGACATGGCTAATTTGAGCCTAACTGAATTATACCGTTTAAACCCAGGGTTTAACCGCTGGGCAACCGCACCTGACGGTCCACATCAACTACTGCTACCCAGCGATAAAGCGGATGCATTTAAAGACAAATTGGCACAAACACCAGTAAAAGACAGGTTGCGCTGGCAGTATTACACTGTAAAACGCGGTGACACATTATCTGTCATTGCTAAAAAGTTTTCGACGAGCAGCAAAACTATCCAATCTCTAAATAAACTTGATACACACATTATCCGTGTTAATCAAAAGCTTCTAGTGCCCCTAAGTGAAGGAAAAATCAATAGTGAGCACTTACCTAAATCAGTTAGGGTCGCTGCGAATAAGTCTACGCGAGCTAAAAAAACACATACGGTAAAATCCGGTGATACACTGTGGGATATCAGCCGAGAATATGATGTAACAGTGAAGCAACTTGCTAGCTGGAATAAACTAAAGACTAACAGCGTATTAAAGCTTGGCCAGAAGCTTACGGTTTATCAAACAAAAGCAGAGAGCAAACCTATCGGGTTAGTGTCTACCACCCGAACCATCACTTACAAGGTTAGGCGTGGTGATTCTTTAGCCCGTATCGCTTCAAAATTTAACTTAACGGTAAAAGAAATTGTCGAGTGGAATAACTTATCGGGACAAAAATATCTTCAGCCTGGACAAAAGTTAAAGCTAAAAGTCGATGTAAAACGCACATCTTAA
- a CDS encoding LPP20 family lipoprotein yields the protein MKTKNVFYSSLVACSVLLSGCSSVFDKHIEYAYEEPDYYPVLRAVGYAPLSSQPGETDSQKMLMAIKVSKLEAYRELAEQVHGQKLTSTMTVKGAIAQSDGLSSQVGGLIKGAKIVKTYAVGDTYATELELDMKKVHELYISAIKPRKVKRVIYY from the coding sequence ATGAAAACGAAAAACGTTTTTTATTCATCATTGGTGGCATGTTCAGTGTTACTTTCTGGTTGTAGTTCAGTGTTCGATAAACATATTGAGTATGCTTATGAGGAGCCCGATTATTATCCAGTCTTACGTGCAGTAGGGTACGCACCTTTGAGTAGTCAGCCTGGAGAAACTGATTCGCAAAAGATGCTGATGGCAATTAAAGTATCTAAACTTGAGGCTTATAGAGAGCTTGCAGAGCAAGTGCATGGACAAAAGCTCACTTCAACGATGACAGTTAAAGGGGCAATTGCGCAATCAGACGGATTGTCGAGTCAAGTAGGTGGGTTAATAAAAGGCGCTAAAATCGTAAAAACTTACGCCGTTGGTGATACTTACGCGACAGAATTAGAATTAGACATGAAAAAAGTGCATGAACTTTATATCAGCGCAATAAAGCCTAGGAAAGTTAAGCGCGTAATATACTACTAA
- a CDS encoding glutathione peroxidase produces MLENREGQTIPSVSFPVRVGNEWQTVTTEQLFKGKTVVVFSLPGAFTPTCSSTHLPRYNELAGAFKANGVDDIICLSVNDTFVMNAWAQDQEADNITLLPDGNGEFTAGMSMLVDKADLGFGKRSWRYSMLVKDGIIDKMFIEPDVPGDPFEVSDADTMLDYINPECQKPQPVSLFTKPGCSYCEKAKAHLVSKGIQFEEIVLGRDASLTSLKAISGKETVPQAFIAGKYIGDSEAILSHF; encoded by the coding sequence ATGCTAGAAAATCGTGAAGGACAGACTATACCCTCAGTTTCATTTCCTGTAAGAGTTGGTAATGAGTGGCAGACTGTCACTACAGAACAACTTTTCAAAGGTAAAACTGTCGTTGTATTTTCTTTGCCTGGTGCATTTACCCCAACCTGTTCATCGACACACTTACCGCGTTACAACGAGCTTGCAGGCGCATTCAAAGCAAATGGAGTGGATGACATTATTTGTTTATCTGTGAACGATACATTTGTCATGAACGCATGGGCACAAGATCAAGAAGCGGATAATATTACTCTACTCCCAGATGGCAACGGAGAGTTTACTGCGGGTATGAGTATGCTTGTCGATAAAGCTGATTTAGGCTTTGGTAAACGCAGTTGGCGTTACTCAATGCTAGTGAAGGACGGCATCATAGATAAAATGTTTATCGAGCCTGATGTACCTGGCGACCCCTTCGAAGTGTCTGATGCTGATACAATGCTTGATTACATTAATCCCGAATGTCAGAAGCCTCAGCCAGTTAGCCTATTTACCAAACCGGGGTGTAGTTATTGTGAGAAAGCTAAAGCACATCTTGTGAGCAAAGGCATACAGTTTGAAGAAATTGTTCTAGGCCGCGATGCTAGCTTAACGAGCTTAAAAGCGATTTCAGGCAAAGAAACTGTGCCACAAGCATTTATAGCAGGAAAGTATATTGGTGACTCAGAAGCCATTCTGTCGCACTTCTGA
- a CDS encoding TIGR03503 family protein, with protein sequence MKRLLLVLFLFFINECIALTTTPSITLLKNNRKVNEVPLLDNRFRIDHKVEKITLLFFRKPGSPAVILVKPDGSKYYAHHAMKDEMLEWYDEASYDLITIENPTPGPWQVIGRVQSDSRIMVLGDIELEVEPLPQLMFRGETLKVTGQVTNDGKPIDVGYFRDVVSLIVEFVSTNNDQYDNFGAGTQSVTEFKDDGREFDERPMDGIFTGEFKLTFPAGEWQPEFYIETPILKRRVAQAPIVIAEPPFDFDLTLANSADLSHELTVQLDQSIIKPETVIFQGKIFYPNGEEQLFTINPEARLYRKLEISNYDWGRYQIEFSVFGENINGREFMAKLPMYNFEIERPIEKVPELQAPKINPLLAKLPPPEPEPTLSTGTLVSIIVLGNIFIMLIGWLVIRIFVQKKPIKLKIKLPSFKKKQSSQEAEGSEVISNETNGSKNNKSGDILNLSMDGD encoded by the coding sequence ATGAAGCGATTATTGTTAGTGCTGTTCTTATTTTTTATTAATGAATGTATTGCACTCACAACAACCCCATCTATAACGTTGTTGAAAAATAATCGCAAAGTAAATGAAGTTCCGTTGTTAGATAACCGCTTCCGTATTGATCATAAAGTAGAAAAAATTACACTGCTTTTCTTTCGCAAACCTGGTTCACCAGCGGTTATTTTAGTTAAGCCTGATGGTAGTAAATACTACGCTCATCATGCTATGAAAGATGAAATGCTAGAGTGGTATGATGAAGCAAGCTATGACCTTATTACCATAGAAAATCCAACACCAGGTCCTTGGCAAGTGATTGGCAGAGTTCAATCAGATAGCCGAATTATGGTGTTAGGTGATATTGAACTTGAGGTGGAGCCTCTACCTCAACTGATGTTTAGAGGAGAGACTCTCAAGGTTACAGGCCAAGTGACCAACGATGGTAAGCCAATAGATGTTGGATATTTTCGCGATGTGGTGAGTCTAATCGTCGAGTTTGTTAGCACCAATAATGACCAATATGATAATTTTGGGGCCGGCACACAAAGCGTGACTGAGTTTAAAGATGATGGCCGAGAATTTGATGAAAGACCGATGGACGGTATTTTTACAGGGGAGTTTAAGCTGACTTTTCCAGCAGGCGAATGGCAACCTGAGTTTTATATTGAAACACCCATCCTTAAACGCCGAGTCGCACAAGCACCTATTGTTATTGCTGAGCCTCCATTCGATTTTGATTTAACCTTAGCAAATAGTGCAGATTTAAGTCATGAATTAACCGTTCAATTGGACCAGTCAATCATTAAGCCTGAAACGGTTATTTTTCAGGGGAAAATCTTTTATCCTAACGGTGAAGAACAACTTTTTACGATTAACCCTGAAGCGCGTCTTTACCGCAAATTAGAAATTAGCAATTACGACTGGGGCCGTTATCAAATTGAGTTTTCTGTTTTTGGCGAAAATATCAATGGGCGAGAGTTTATGGCTAAATTGCCCATGTATAATTTTGAGATTGAAAGACCCATAGAAAAGGTGCCCGAGTTACAAGCACCAAAAATTAACCCTTTACTCGCTAAATTACCGCCACCGGAGCCTGAACCAACATTAAGTACCGGTACGCTAGTTAGTATTATCGTATTGGGTAATATTTTTATCATGTTAATCGGTTGGTTAGTGATCCGAATCTTTGTACAGAAGAAGCCAATTAAGCTAAAAATTAAACTACCTTCATTTAAGAAAAAGCAATCTTCACAAGAAGCTGAAGGTAGTGAAGTGATCTCAAATGAAACGAATGGTTCAAAAAATAACAAATCAGGTGATATTTTGAACCTTTCTATGGATGGAGACTAA
- a CDS encoding chemotaxis protein CheV yields the protein MAGVLDSVNQRTQLVGQNRLELLLFRLRGRQRFGINVFKVREVLQCPPLTSMPKSNSYIRGVAHIRGQTISVIDMSLAVGGPPIENIKDCFIIIAEYNRSVQGFLVGAVERIVNMNWEKIMPPPDGAGRYSYLTAVTEIENELVEILDVEKILNEICPVNTEVSEDIVSDGEMQKDLGERIVFIADDSAVARNQVKRALEPLGVQTELAKNGKEALIRLKEIAEVDCQNDITERVGLLISDVEMPEMDGYTLTAEIKADPKLAPLHVILHTSLSGVFNQAMIEKVGADDFIAKFNPDELATAVKKWVHCD from the coding sequence ATGGCAGGTGTTTTAGACTCTGTAAACCAACGAACTCAGTTGGTTGGGCAAAACCGCCTAGAGTTGCTACTTTTTCGACTGAGAGGTCGTCAAAGATTTGGCATCAATGTATTTAAAGTTAGAGAAGTACTTCAATGCCCACCGCTCACTAGTATGCCGAAGTCTAACTCTTACATTCGTGGTGTTGCTCACATTCGTGGTCAAACTATTTCAGTTATCGACATGTCTTTGGCTGTGGGTGGTCCACCTATCGAGAATATTAAAGACTGTTTTATTATCATTGCTGAATACAACCGTTCTGTTCAGGGCTTTTTAGTAGGTGCAGTTGAAAGAATCGTTAACATGAACTGGGAGAAAATCATGCCGCCACCAGATGGTGCGGGTAGATACTCTTACTTAACAGCGGTTACAGAAATAGAAAACGAACTTGTTGAAATTTTAGACGTTGAAAAGATTTTAAACGAGATTTGTCCTGTGAATACAGAAGTAAGCGAAGACATCGTGTCTGATGGTGAAATGCAAAAAGATCTCGGTGAGCGAATAGTATTTATTGCCGATGACTCCGCAGTTGCTCGAAATCAAGTTAAACGAGCATTAGAGCCTCTGGGCGTGCAAACTGAGCTTGCCAAAAATGGTAAAGAAGCCTTGATTAGGCTAAAAGAAATTGCTGAAGTAGATTGTCAAAATGACATCACAGAGCGTGTTGGTTTGCTTATTTCAGATGTAGAAATGCCTGAAATGGATGGCTATACATTAACTGCTGAAATTAAGGCAGATCCTAAATTAGCTCCTTTACATGTAATTTTGCACACTTCTCTAAGTGGTGTATTTAATCAGGCCATGATTGAGAAAGTAGGCGCTGATGATTTTATTGCAAAGTTTAACCCTGATGAATTAGCAACAGCGGTTAAAAAATGGGTTCATTGTGATTAG
- the rnhA gene encoding ribonuclease HI: MQKSVEIYTDGSCLGNPGPGGYGIYLHYQGHEKTLSQGYKLTTNNRMEMLAAIVALETLKRPCSVVLHTDSQYVKQGIESWVAGWKKRNWLTSAKKPVKNVDLWKRLDDACQRHDIEWRWVKGHSGNKYNEIVDDLAREAAGSSKLLEDEGYQAA, translated from the coding sequence GTGCAAAAAAGCGTAGAGATTTATACCGATGGTTCATGTTTAGGTAATCCTGGACCAGGTGGGTATGGCATTTATCTTCATTATCAAGGCCATGAAAAAACGCTTTCTCAGGGCTATAAACTCACTACCAATAATAGAATGGAGATGCTCGCTGCCATTGTTGCACTCGAAACCCTAAAACGCCCTTGCTCAGTTGTGCTACATACCGACAGTCAATATGTTAAACAAGGCATTGAATCTTGGGTTGCTGGTTGGAAAAAACGTAACTGGCTTACTTCCGCAAAGAAGCCTGTTAAAAACGTTGATTTATGGAAACGACTCGATGATGCCTGTCAAAGGCATGACATAGAGTGGCGTTGGGTAAAAGGTCACAGTGGCAACAAATATAACGAAATCGTTGATGATTTGGCTAGAGAAGCGGCTGGTAGTTCAAAACTGCTTGAGGATGAAGGATATCAAGCAGCTTAA
- a CDS encoding flagellar assembly protein T N-terminal domain-containing protein, which produces MKHFLIIALIIFSMQSKAEWFEVVGYGGIVDGDTTSARQMAVKDAITQALIFSGATVSSVQTVADGVLEQDELKIKTHGQIQHVNLINEQQQGEQYSVTLHLDIIPQQSQCVESKFNKQITITQSQLTHPEQARLGQIFDMPEASSQRLFNTLNERNTGVKMIPYIDRKLDVRAFFAQQFDYNSHLIDTLSRNSNSQYVLLSQITDISQGRKMNNDYAFWEREAYMRNFKIDFALFDSQTNDQVWSQHYSAEGIWPHKKTKIVNVNSEEFWRTDYGQKIQTIFNKVSQDLDSAVSCLTTSGKILMIDSDRVVINLGKSHGLESGQLLSILHRSNLTAANGMQFAHHIQTIEQVVVEQVNAQSAIARNISARPLSNIQLNDVIKVVVKEPELFTLE; this is translated from the coding sequence ATGAAACATTTTCTGATAATTGCATTGATCATTTTCAGCATGCAATCCAAAGCAGAATGGTTTGAAGTAGTCGGTTATGGTGGCATTGTAGATGGTGACACTACTTCTGCAAGACAAATGGCTGTTAAAGATGCCATCACACAGGCTTTAATATTCTCTGGCGCAACGGTATCTAGTGTACAAACCGTTGCCGACGGCGTACTCGAGCAAGATGAGCTGAAAATTAAAACTCATGGCCAGATACAGCATGTGAACTTAATCAATGAGCAACAGCAAGGGGAACAATATTCAGTTACCCTGCATCTGGACATTATTCCTCAGCAATCACAATGCGTTGAGTCAAAGTTTAATAAACAAATAACCATCACCCAAAGTCAGTTAACACATCCAGAGCAAGCCCGACTAGGTCAAATTTTTGACATGCCAGAAGCCAGCTCACAACGCTTATTCAATACATTAAATGAACGTAATACGGGTGTTAAGATGATCCCGTACATTGACCGCAAATTAGATGTTAGGGCTTTTTTTGCTCAACAATTCGACTACAACTCACATTTAATAGATACACTAAGTCGAAATAGTAACAGCCAATATGTTTTACTAAGTCAAATCACTGATATTTCTCAAGGAAGAAAAATGAACAATGATTATGCATTTTGGGAAAGAGAAGCCTATATGCGTAACTTTAAAATTGACTTTGCGCTATTTGACTCACAGACAAACGATCAAGTCTGGTCGCAGCATTATAGTGCCGAGGGTATTTGGCCACATAAAAAAACTAAGATTGTGAATGTAAATAGTGAAGAGTTTTGGCGAACCGATTATGGTCAAAAAATTCAAACTATCTTCAATAAGGTTAGCCAAGATTTAGACTCTGCCGTAAGCTGTCTCACAACTAGCGGAAAAATATTAATGATAGACTCAGATAGAGTAGTAATTAATTTAGGAAAGAGTCATGGCCTTGAATCAGGACAACTCCTCTCTATACTTCATAGAAGTAACTTGACTGCAGCTAACGGTATGCAATTCGCACATCATATCCAAACCATTGAGCAGGTTGTGGTAGAGCAAGTGAATGCTCAGAGCGCTATTGCAAGAAACATAAGCGCTAGGCCTTTAAGCAATATACAGCTTAATGATGTTATTAAAGTGGTTGTAAAAGAGCCAGAGTTATTTACTTTAGAGTAG
- the flgA gene encoding flagellar basal body P-ring formation chaperone FlgA: MSLLKKTKSYEIFCAMACFIASHMSQAQVYTNTNLEAGAEEFITLQVELNPDIKTTIKALPLDARLSERICEKPLSYSTNATAPFNRQVTVQVKCEDLSGWTQFVHVRIEELHPVIVTTQLINKGELLTKDSISIEYKPKHFVRASNLNTEQLLIGSRSKRVLRVGTAIGLHHICMVCKGDNVTIYAKTRTLTIKTTGIALQDGNIGEQIRVKNQKSGKTISARVKDVESVEVNI, encoded by the coding sequence ATGAGTTTGTTAAAAAAAACCAAATCATATGAGATTTTTTGTGCAATGGCTTGTTTTATAGCCAGCCATATGAGTCAAGCACAAGTATATACAAATACCAATCTTGAAGCTGGAGCTGAAGAATTTATTACCCTGCAGGTTGAACTCAACCCCGATATAAAAACAACGATCAAAGCATTACCACTAGATGCTAGGTTATCAGAAAGAATTTGCGAAAAACCTTTATCATATTCTACAAATGCGACTGCGCCGTTTAACCGACAAGTAACAGTTCAAGTAAAATGTGAGGACCTATCTGGCTGGACTCAATTTGTTCATGTGAGAATTGAAGAGCTTCACCCAGTGATCGTGACAACCCAATTAATAAATAAAGGAGAATTATTAACCAAAGATTCAATCAGCATTGAATACAAGCCAAAGCATTTTGTAAGGGCCAGTAATTTAAATACAGAGCAGTTGCTAATTGGCAGTAGAAGTAAAAGAGTATTAAGAGTCGGCACAGCTATTGGACTTCACCATATTTGTATGGTTTGCAAGGGCGACAATGTCACCATCTACGCTAAAACGCGCACTTTAACGATAAAAACCACAGGTATTGCACTACAAGATGGAAACATAGGTGAGCAAATAAGGGTTAAAAATCAGAAGTCTGGAAAAACTATCTCAGCCAGAGTAAAAGATGTAGAATCTGTTGAGGTTAATATTTAA